The following nucleotide sequence is from Aspergillus luchuensis IFO 4308 DNA, chromosome 1, nearly complete sequence.
GTCACCTGCTGATGCGAGGATGGATCCTCGCCTCGTTATTGCTGCAAACCAGCGTCGCCATGACAGTGGCCGTTGATCCAGCAGCTGTGACTTCTACCACTACATCATCTGCTACCGCACATAGGCAGCATCACTGGTCCTATAGCTCAAGGTCCTTGCCAAGCCGCAGGCCTTGCACACCGAGTTATTCAtcttctgttccttcttcGAAGGCAGCAACACCCACCCCATCTATTATCGAGGTGCCCTCGTCGAGTCCTGTCCCCTCACCCTCTACTCCGTCAGTGAGGGAGTCGCCAACACCCAGCTCAAGGCCGGTACCAAGTCGCTCGGCGGCTTCCCACCCGCATTGGAGCTATGTATCCCGGCCTTTGCCTCAGCGAAGCCAGTGCTCGGCGTCTTCCAGAGCTATCCCGAGCTCTTCACTCCCTGTTTCCCTAAACTCCGAGAGCACATTCAGCGCAGTCCCTGCGCCAACTACTGTTCGGACCGGACTTCCCCAGATGAGTCTTTCCACGTCCTTGTCGGCTGCAACAGTCACCGACTCTTCCATGCTGCAGTGGACCACATCGGCAGTTCTCTCTACACGTACGGCCACAATTACTGCATGCCCATCCACACTCCTGGACTGTCCTGCTCCCTCCAGAACCACCTCTGTGACCACGGAGACCATTGTGGTGTCTACCACAATATGTCCAGTAACCGAGGCCGCTGGGATGACTCGGACAGATTCTGTCTCGCCCACAGTAACGGACAGTGCTGCCAACAAGGGTCATGGTAGTGGTGGATTGGACTTCACAACCTCCACGGTTTTCAGCACTCGCACTGCCACAGTAACTGCGTGCCCTTCCTCGGTAACGAACTGCCCGCTCAGGTCGAAAACAACCTATGTGACTACCGAGACCTTGGTAGTCTCTACCACTGTGTGCCCCGTAGCTGACAGCACTGGTAGCAGTGGCGCCATGACTACCGAGACCGCACATCCTCCTTCGGCTACTGTGGCGGTTGGTAAGAGCGCAGGTAGCATGGGTGATTCTGACATTACCACTTCGACGATATTGAGCACTCGTATCATTACCGTGACTGCATGCCCTTCTTCTGTGACGAATTGTCCCTTGAGATCAAAGACGACTTATGCGAGCACAGAAACGTTGGTTGTTGGCACAGCTGTGTACTCGGTCCCCAAGATCACAAGCACCAAGGCGAACGGTTCTCTGCCATCCGCCACAGGAGTATCCGAGGTCGGACCATCGCTCACCACTTCTACCATACTGAGCAACCGCATTGCAACAGTCGCGGGATGCACTGGAGATAACTGCAGTGGCTCTCCACCCGGAGGTGGTTATGTCACGTCGGAGACCTTCGTTGTCGCAACGACCGTCTACATCGTATATCCAGATCACACATCCGTTTCGGCCGAAGGAGTTGATGCTGTGATTGTTCCTACGACTTCTGTTGCAAGCCACCAAGCTAGCAACTCAGCCGGTAGCACCCCTATTTTTGTGTCATCTGGATCGCACTTCATCTCTGTTGGCGACACTACCTTTCAGGGTACAGGCTCAAGCACGGGCATGGGTGCGGAATCAGATGTGGGCTCCGCTGCAGACTCCAGCGCAGTGTCCAATGCCAATTCAGGTGCAGACAGAGACGCAGTCTACACCACTACGATTACTGTCGAATCATGCTCCAATGACGGAACCTGTACCGAATACGGCACTACCATCACAATGGCCCAGACCTCCAACGTTGCTCGGCCCACTGTGTCTGCCTCCCCGTATTCGTACACCCCATACTCAGGCTCTGAGTCAGGATGGAACCAGACTGCTCCCGCCTCTTCAGCACATGTGTGGCCCCAGAGCAGTCACCAAGCTGGCATGAGTACAGCCATGACTACTAGtacaagaagcgcaagcgcagTTAGCGCGTTGTATACGGGGGCTGCTTCTGCAGGTTTTCGGTGGTCGTTGCTGCAGGTGGTTGGAACGGTGATAGCGATGCTTTGGATTACTTTCGTATAGTTGTGTGTAAAGATATAGATTGTATGTTTCCTCGAGAATCTATTGTGCTTAGCTCAATATGTTTAAATAGAGACAATTGACTTAAACTCTACCCTCGTTGGGAAGTATCCCTATTGATGCACCCTCCTGCGGGCATATGACGCTGCGTTTCTAGAGTACGGAGTGGTCGATATTCACTTGTTGGAGGCAATGAGCTAGCGTGAAACCGGCAACCCCCCCTACTATTATGACCGTGATATGAGAAGCGGCCATGTCTAATCCAACTAAATAGTATGATGCATACTGGTTTGATGTGCCTGCAGATCATAGTCTAACGTGATAGATGTCAGATATAGTGATGCGTCTATTGGTTAATGAGCCTAAATATCCAGAATATTGGTTGCATGTTGATACTGATCCCCAATCTTCCGTGCCAGATTTCGATGTACGGACATTTAGTCATATAACAAGCCCAATCTACCATCTGAGTGTGAAATAGTCAGAATCAGAACAAACTAGATCAGCAAAGCCGGTTAAGCACCTTGTACTTCTGTTGATCGGAATGATTGTCGCACTCTATATACTAACTTGTAGCAAGATAGAGTGTCGGAGTTTTGTTCCCCCGGTGGCAAATTGCCTCGCTTCGTCAAGCCTTTCCTAGCCGTACGCCGTGGTACTTACAAGTAGCACTCGAGTTACACCAAAAaaggttgaagaagggtaAAGCGGAATTTCCATAGGGCTTACAATGTCTGATGTAGAAGGCAGGATCATATCGCACGCGACGGGTACTCTCGTATTCTCTTTCATGAAAACTGTTGTTACTCGGTGCTACCTGCCAAAAGTTCTGTTTAGTCAGAAGGCCTTGGGATATGCGCGTCGTCGGATTGAGAATCTGGCGACATACTGCTGGCCATGGATACGGACGGCTAGCATGTTTGCTGCCATTCATGATGTGGCGTTCGCCGGTGCCGTATGACGAAAGCTGCATTAAAGCATCGGCTTTACAATTATGTTGTCACATGCAAACTGCCACAAAGAGTTGATGGAATTACCTGGGGCGCATGTTAAGGCATTTGTTTGTAATCTTCCTAAATCCTCCAGGATTCCTCGGACAATCCATCTAACCGCACCAGGCGTTTCCTCAACTCTACAAGGGGTGTGCCAATATTCCACAAAGCGAAAGCAGTGATATAATGACAATAGTAATGATCTCtcattgaatgaatgatagCGGGACGGCTTTGGTATGTGATGCCTTAATTGTGCGATCTCCACGATTCGGATTTAGATCAAACACCTACGATATTCAGCCAAAAGAAACTCACCCAGATTAATCAATGCCTCTGCGGAGTTTGACACTATAGACTAATTTATTGAGGACAAATATCAAGGTGGGGCAGCAGTCAATCGTTGTATTTGCACCAAATGACTTAGGACATGTAATGCAACCGCCAAAGCGCGGCAACCTTCATGATAAGCTCAATGTAACCAGTCAATTGGGCGTCTTTTAGATACCTAGTCTATGCGGAGTTGTCATTTTGTTTGTTAAGGGACAAGGACTTTATTGGAACCTTAGCGAGCCAACAGCCAAGCTACACTCGAGAGATAACATCATTCATATATCTACCCTGTACGTCCCGTTGCTATCATACAATTCCAGTTTCAATACCCAACCATATACCATCTAGTCAGTTGAATTATATGGAGCCTTTCTCATTTTCCAATATGGCTATCTCTATGGAGCCCCTCCAGCACCATCTTCCGCAAACGTCGCTggtttttcttgtcttcctgGCCGTCCCGATAACCGCGCTAGTATGGGATCGCATATTGAACCCActcccaacaacaaaacgGGCCTGGCTTGTTGGCAAGAAGCAGCCATCCCGGATCACTTCGTTGGAATGCCCTTACAGCTACATCCGTCAGATCTACGGTAAACATCACTGGGCCCCATTCGTCGACAAGCTGGCGCCCAACCTCAAAATGGATGACCTGCCGAAGTACCAGATGATCCTTGAGATCATGGATGGCATTCACCTCTGCTTAATTCTCGTTGATGATGTAAGTACAGTAGCCCCAATTGAAATAAGGTCTGAGAGCTAATCATCCCATCAGATATCGGACGGGAGTAACTTTCGCAAGGGTCATCCCGCTGCGCACAAGATTTATGGCCCTTCAGAGACTGCGAACCGTGCCTACTACCGCGTGACACAACTTCTAAATCGGACCGTCCACGAATTCCCTCATCTTGCACCCTTTCTGATGCAGTGTCTGGAGGAGATATTGGAAGGCCAAGATATGTCCCTTGTTTGGCGAAGGGATGGCCTCGCCAGCTTCCCAGTGGCTCCAAATGAACGGGATGAGGCATATCGCCGAATGGCGTCGCTGAAGACAGGTGCATTGTTTCGCTTGCTTGGTCAGCTGGTACTAGAGAATCAGTCCATGGATGCTACCATGACTACGGTGGCGTATGTGCAAAGATACCCGAATAGTGGGACCTGGCTGACTGATTTCTGCACAGGTGGTGCTCACAGCTGCAAAATGATTGCAAGAATGTGTATTCGACCGATTATGCGAAAGCCAAAGGTGCACTCGCGGAGGACCTACGCAACGGCGAACTTTCATTTCCCATAGTGGTGGCATTGGACGCTCCTGAGGGCCATCTGGTAGCGCGTGCCTTGGAATACGGCTCACCCTATAATATCCGTAATGCTTTACGGGTCATTCAGAGGGAGGACGTGCGTAGCGCCTGTTTGTGGGATTTGAAAAAATCGAGTGCATCTGTGAAGGACTGGCTGGAAGTATGGGGTCGGAAGGAGAAAATGGATGTCAAAAGTGTGAAGGCCTGACTGGAAATCCAGATAGACGCATATGTTGCCTAGTGGCGGGATTTGTTGCATTACTCCTGATTTGAGACCAACTCGTGCTTTTCCCTATGTGAAATTCCCATCACTACCTCCGATAAGCTTTGCACTGGTGCACAAGCATAAGGCGTGTACAACAATGCGAGGTTGTGCTGTATAGCCATTCTACATGTTGATTGGCAGCGCTTTCAAAACCAGAGTTTAGCTGTCCCACTAGCAGGACACAATAACCATTTTCGTGTTCTACCGAGATGAGTAAGATAGCTGAACGGAGTAATTTTATCAAACCAAAGTTTCCTTTCTCCGACCACCCAAGCGACCTGGTCTCGTTTTGAACTTCCAGAACGCCCATTAGCAAACATACTGTTAATCACCCAGGAGGGACATACGGACGTGGAGCAAATTGCCCCTACCTTTCGCAAGACCGATATGGTATCTACCGTTCTCTAGATGACCAGTCATATGAAAAGGTGCCCTTTGCGATCTTTTGCTGACTAGACGTGCTTTCAACACCCTGCAGAAGTTGCTCATTCGCTGATGACAAAGGACCAGTAAAGGCGTGCCGGGTGACAGCAAAACACGTAGCAAAAGGCGATACAACCCTATCACATGGGGCTCACGAGAAACTTGCGCTCTTAAATGATGGTACATAGAAGTAGTAATGCCTGTTTTTCAAAAGCTCACATCCAGCACCTtggtgaccttcttctcctgcaagACTTCATCCATACAGCACCTTTGAGCCACAGGGAACGAAAATATGCTGGGATTCCCAATGTTCAACCCGGCTACGCCTGATGCCTGGAAGATGAATACTCCTTACTTTCCATTTGTTTCTTCCGGGTTATTTCCTGCATCGGCACCCTCGTCGCCCACCAACTTAGATGCCGAAGCTGCCAGTTCCCAACAATCGGAAGCAAGCTATCTGGATAAGGAGAAGGTCGGTCTGATGTATCCTGCCCTTAGAAAGCCACTGTCTAATGCACAAAAACAGATTGTCCGAGGGCCACTTGACTATCTTCTGAAATCCCCAGGAAAAGACATTCGTCGGAAGTTTATCCACGCCTTCAATGAATGGCTACGCATTCCTGAGGACAAGTTGAACATTATCACGGAAATTGTTGGATTGCTTCACACAGCCTCCCTTCTGTATGTTctgttcatcttccacctAAAACAAGATAACAATATCTTGAGGAACTGCTGACCTTCAATAGAATAGACGATATTCAGGACAATTCTAAGCTTCGACGCGGCCTCCCAGTGGCCCACAGCATTTTTGGTATTGCGCAAACAATCAACTCGGCCAACTATGCGTACTTTCTGGCTCAGGAAAGGCTCCGCGAACTGAATCATCCCGAAACGTACGAAATATACACCGAGGAACTGCTCCGTCTGCACCGCGGTCAAGGTATGGATTTATACTGGCGGGACTGCCTGACCTGTCCCACAGAGGAGGACTATATTGAGATGATCGCGAACAAGACTGGTGGCCTTTTCCGACTGGCTATTAAGCTTATGCAGTTGGAAAGCGAAACGAAAAGGTATGTGTtacaaatatatatccatGACAATTTTTTAGCCCCCCTAGTTACACTGCAAACTGACTTCGTGCAGCAATGTCATCGAACTAGCAGACTTGTTGGGGGTGATCTTTCAGATTCGGGATGATTATCAAAACTTACAGAGTGGACTATACACCAAGAACAAGGGATTTTGCGAGGATTTGACGGAGGGCAAGTTCTCCTTTCTGATTATCCATAGTATCAACAGTAACCCGAATAATCACCATCTGCTGAATATACTACGGCAGCGGAGCGAGGACGATTCGGTGAAGAAGTATGCCGTTGAGTATATCAACTCGACGGGTAGTTTTGACTACTGCCGGGAACGGCTCGCTTCCTTGTTGGAAGAAGCGGATCATATGGTCAAGAAATTGGAGAATGAGGCTGGGCAGTCAAAGGGGATCTACGACATTCTGAGCTTTCTGTCGTGAACATTCCGAGGCGATTAGGCTGGGCATCATGTTCTTCTTAGTTGACCAAGACAATTAAACTACATGAATCTTTATACGCTGGCGTTCATATAAAGCCAGGTGCCCTATCATACATAAGACTTCGAAGTTATCAGTTCATAATGGTGTTTGAGCGGGGGATGACCGACATCATAAAATGGGATTCTGCCATGGCGGCTGCGTCAGCGATGGTATGGGCCGTAGACGCTCGGATCAAAAGGTTCAATGCGAAAGTCAAGCAAGTTAGTCGGGACGATTACTTTCAGAGGTGCTGGACgtggttgttgggggtgttgatggaCGGATTGTGCAGCGTCGCGTTGAGAATCAGTTTGGGTATGAATGAGTAAACACTCCGTATTGGAGAATAGCGGCCCAATAGAGGGACTTAATGTTCGCAAGGCAGGTTTTGAGTTTCTTGTTGAGAGTGGTCGTGAGATTTGTTTGTCTTGCGACGAATAATTGGTTTTTGGTCTCGGTTGCATTGGATCTTACACATGTGGCAGGTTACGGAATAGTGTAGGAGAAAAGGGGCGCAGTGCCCAAAAATATGGAGACACAGCAGACCACACATGGGCTTACATATGCTTGACTCACTGCACTTCATACCCAATTGTCAGTGAGGTGGGTCCTTCGGGTGGTTTTTAAACTATGTTGATGCATGCTGATTCTGCATGCAGATGCCGGGTTGGTATCTAGCCCACTAGGTCTCCCGTCCTCTAGGGCGTTTATTGATGTCGATAAGTTACCGCATGGACTATCCATATTCATCAATAATTTTATTCCATGTGGTTCAACACCTACATGGAGCGTTGGAACAGAGAATTGTTCCGGTGAAGCGTACTCTCATATATTCGGGCTTTCTCTTCGAAATACTCGAACTCCGTCGGGAAATACTCCGAGAATTGTGCAATATTGTCCTGCATTGTGtctgtattttttttccctatcTTCCTAAAGATTCAGCAACATAGCAGAGCTTTGAGAGTCTTTAATGCCCAGTTAGATGTTGTCAGCTCCTCGGATGGGGAACCATCAGCGTTACGCTGGAATGCGTAGCGCAGCACTGCGCCGATCTTGGTGGCCTGCATCGCCATGGTACGAATCTCGTGCTGACGTTTATCATCAAAAACACGACAATGAGCCCAGAATTCATCCCAAAAGTAACTGATCATGCGTTCACGGCACGTATAATTGTGCCAGCCGCTGAGATCCATGTAACCG
It contains:
- a CDS encoding uncharacterized protein (SECRETED:SignalP(1-22);~antiSMASH:Cluster_1.2); its protein translation is MMGHLLMRGWILASLLLQTSVAMTVAVDPAALKVLAKPQALHTELFIFCSFFEGSNTHPIYYRGALVESCPLTLYSVSEGVANTQLKAGTKSLGGFPPALELCIPAFASAKPVLGVFQSYPELFTPCFPKLREHIQRSPCANYCSDRTSPDESFHVLVGCNSHRLFHAAVDHIGSSLYTYGHNYCMPIHTPGLSCSLQNHLCDHGDHCGVYHNMSSNRGRWDDSDRFCLAHSNGQCCQQGSW
- a CDS encoding uncharacterized protein (COG:S;~EggNog:ENOG410Q013;~TransMembrane:1 (o330-350i);~antiSMASH:Cluster_1.2) → MTTETAHPPSATVAVGKSAGSMGDSDITTSTILSTRIITVTACPSSVTNCPLRSKTTYASTETLVVGTAVYSVPKITSTKANGSLPSATGVSEVGPSLTTSTILSNRIATVAGCTGDNCSGSPPGGGYVTSETFVVATTVYIVYPDHTSVSAEGVDAVIVPTTSVASHQASNSAGSTPIFVSSGSHFISVGDTTFQGTGSSTGMGAESDVGSAADSSAVSNANSGADRDAVYTTTITVESCSNDGTCTEYGTTITMAQTSNVARPTVSASPYSYTPYSGSESGWNQTAPASSAHVWPQSSHQAGMSTAMTTSTRSASAVSALYTGAASAGFRWSLLQVVGTVIAMLWITFV
- a CDS encoding uncharacterized protein (COG:H;~EggNog:ENOG410PXDT;~InterPro:IPR008949,IPR000092;~PFAM:PF00348;~SMCOG1182:Polyprenyl synthetase;~TransMembrane:1 (i12-32o);~antiSMASH:Cluster_1.2;~go_process: GO:0008299 - isoprenoid biosynthetic process [Evidence IEA]), yielding MAISMEPLQHHLPQTSLVFLVFLAVPITALVWDRILNPLPTTKRAWLVGKKQPSRITSLECPYSYIRQIYGKHHWAPFVDKLAPNLKMDDLPKYQMILEIMDGIHLCLILVDDISDGSNFRKGHPAAHKIYGPSETANRAYYRVTQLLNRTVHEFPHLAPFLMQCLEEILEGQDMSLVWRRDGLASFPVAPNERDEAYRRMASLKTGALFRLLGQLVLENQSMDATMTTVAWCSQLQNDCKNVYSTDYAKAKGALAEDLRNGELSFPIVVALDAPEGHLVARALEYGSPYNIRNALRVIQREDVRSACLWDLKKSSASVKDWLEVWGRKEKMDVKSVKA
- a CDS encoding FPP/GGPP synthase family protein (COG:H;~EggNog:ENOG410Q248;~InterPro:IPR033749,IPR008949,IPR000092;~PFAM:PF00348;~SMCOG1182:Polyprenyl synthetase;~antiSMASH:Cluster_1.2;~go_process: GO:0008299 - isoprenoid biosynthetic process [Evidence IEA]) gives rise to the protein MFNPATPDAWKMNTPYFPFVSSGLFPASAPSSPTNLDAEAASSQQSEASYLDKEKIVRGPLDYLLKSPGKDIRRKFIHAFNEWLRIPEDKLNIITEIVGLLHTASLLIDDIQDNSKLRRGLPVAHSIFGIAQTINSANYAYFLAQERLRELNHPETYEIYTEELLRLHRGQGMDLYWRDCLTCPTEEDYIEMIANKTGGLFRLAIKLMQLESETKSNVIELADLLGVIFQIRDDYQNLQSGLYTKNKGFCEDLTEGKFSFLIIHSINSNPNNHHLLNILRQRSEDDSVKKYAVEYINSTGSFDYCRERLASLLEEADHMVKKLENEAGQSKGIYDILSFLS